The Desulfovibrio desulfuricans DSM 642 genome includes a window with the following:
- the mgtA gene encoding magnesium-translocating P-type ATPase: MVLRSFLPHGLVVPLARFFGRKGHAASHTVSTELVRQAATRLLDAARVETDEALQTFNSSPDGLTRHQVHEMRQQYGANILAAKDRDSLPKRLFTSFINPFSVVLLLLACISFFTDYLLAAAGEKDLTAVIIVTVMVCISGVLHFVQEARSGNAVSRLESLVKTTIEVVREGEGKELPINSLVVGDVVRLAAGDMIPADIRILRAKDLFVSQSSLTGESEPVEKFPHAQPSGTAAASPLDCDNLAFMGSNVVSGAAYGLVLAVGGATLFGSLARQIAATTTPTSFDKGVNSVSWLLLQFMICMAPVVLFINGFTKGDWVEAALFALSIAVGLTPEMLPTVVSANLVRGAMFMARKKVIARRLNAIQNLGAMDVLCTDKTGTLTQDRIVLEYSLDIHGTEDARVLRHAFLNSWFQTGLKNLLDAAIVNHADELSMQPLRKEYSLVDEMPFDFSRRRMSVVVADTTGKTQIITKGALEEMLTVCAYAEYHGQVEPLTPELQAEILERVRRYNNDGMRVVGVAHKTMSATSGVFSVADEKDMVLLGYLAFLDPPKDSASKALAALNEHGVRVKVLTGDNDAVTRSVCRQVGLPGKNILLGAEIEAMDDAALKAAVEQADIFAKLSPRQKARIVTCLRGNGHVVGFMGDGINDAPAMKNADVGISVDSAVDVARESAGVILLEKDLTVLEAGVMEGRRTYANIIKYIKITVSSNFGNMFSVLAASVFLPFLPMTPLQILVLNLLYDVSCTAMPWDNVDEEFLRKPRNWNTDSIRRFMFWLGPTSSVFDLTTYALLFWVICPAVVPLPAGGWQAMSSTDQASFTALFQAGWFVESLWTQTMVIHMLRTPGIPLLHSRAAWQVTLLTGLGVAVGTAIPFTALGQGLDMGALPASYFPWLAAVLAGYLALATLVKGAFMRRYNTWL; encoded by the coding sequence ATGGTTCTGCGCTCTTTTCTGCCGCACGGCCTTGTTGTGCCGCTTGCCCGTTTTTTTGGCCGCAAAGGCCACGCCGCCTCACATACCGTCAGTACGGAACTGGTTCGCCAGGCTGCAACCCGCCTGCTTGATGCCGCCCGCGTTGAAACGGACGAAGCCTTGCAGACGTTCAACTCCTCACCCGATGGTCTTACCCGCCATCAGGTGCATGAGATGCGCCAGCAGTACGGGGCCAATATCCTTGCCGCCAAGGACAGGGACAGCCTGCCCAAACGCCTGTTCACCTCGTTTATCAATCCCTTCAGCGTTGTGCTCCTTCTGCTGGCCTGCATTTCTTTCTTTACCGACTATCTGCTGGCAGCTGCCGGAGAAAAAGACCTCACCGCCGTTATTATCGTGACGGTCATGGTCTGCATAAGCGGCGTGCTGCATTTCGTGCAGGAGGCCCGCTCCGGCAATGCCGTGTCCCGCCTTGAATCGCTGGTCAAAACCACCATTGAAGTGGTGCGCGAGGGCGAGGGCAAGGAACTGCCCATCAATTCCTTGGTGGTGGGCGATGTGGTGCGCCTGGCCGCAGGCGACATGATCCCCGCCGACATACGCATCCTGCGGGCCAAGGATCTTTTTGTCAGCCAGTCTTCCCTCACGGGCGAAAGCGAACCTGTGGAAAAGTTCCCCCATGCCCAGCCCTCCGGCACTGCCGCCGCCTCGCCCCTTGATTGCGACAATCTGGCCTTCATGGGCAGCAACGTTGTCAGCGGCGCGGCCTACGGCCTTGTGCTGGCTGTTGGCGGGGCCACCCTTTTCGGCTCTCTGGCGCGCCAGATCGCGGCCACCACCACGCCCACCAGCTTTGACAAAGGCGTGAATTCCGTTTCCTGGCTGCTTTTGCAGTTCATGATCTGCATGGCCCCGGTGGTGCTTTTTATCAACGGTTTCACCAAGGGCGACTGGGTGGAAGCCGCATTGTTTGCCCTTTCCATTGCCGTGGGCCTTACACCCGAGATGCTGCCCACTGTTGTATCGGCCAATCTTGTGCGCGGAGCCATGTTTATGGCCCGCAAAAAGGTTATTGCCCGCCGCCTCAACGCCATCCAGAATCTCGGGGCCATGGATGTGCTGTGTACCGACAAGACGGGCACCCTCACGCAAGACAGGATTGTGCTTGAGTATTCGCTCGATATTCACGGCACGGAAGACGCCCGAGTGCTGCGCCACGCCTTTTTGAACAGCTGGTTTCAGACCGGCCTCAAAAACCTGCTGGACGCCGCCATCGTCAACCACGCCGACGAACTGAGCATGCAGCCTCTGCGCAAGGAATACAGCCTTGTGGACGAAATGCCCTTTGATTTCAGCCGCCGCCGTATGAGTGTTGTGGTGGCCGACACCACGGGCAAGACCCAGATCATCACCAAGGGCGCGCTGGAAGAAATGCTGACCGTATGCGCCTATGCCGAATACCACGGGCAGGTCGAACCGCTCACGCCCGAGCTCCAGGCCGAAATACTCGAGCGCGTGCGCCGTTACAATAACGACGGCATGCGTGTGGTGGGCGTGGCGCACAAAACCATGTCCGCGACGAGCGGAGTTTTTTCTGTGGCGGACGAAAAAGACATGGTGCTGCTGGGCTATCTGGCCTTTCTTGATCCGCCCAAGGATTCCGCATCAAAGGCGCTGGCCGCGCTCAACGAGCACGGCGTGCGCGTAAAGGTGCTGACAGGCGACAACGATGCCGTTACCCGCAGCGTATGCCGTCAGGTGGGGCTGCCGGGCAAAAATATTCTGCTGGGCGCAGAAATAGAGGCTATGGACGACGCGGCCCTGAAAGCCGCCGTTGAACAAGCCGACATTTTCGCCAAGCTCAGCCCGCGCCAAAAAGCCCGCATTGTGACCTGCCTGCGCGGCAACGGCCATGTGGTGGGCTTTATGGGCGACGGCATCAACGATGCCCCGGCCATGAAGAACGCCGATGTGGGTATTTCCGTCGATTCCGCTGTGGACGTGGCGCGGGAATCCGCGGGCGTCATCCTGCTGGAAAAAGACCTCACAGTGCTTGAAGCCGGTGTAATGGAAGGCCGCCGCACCTATGCAAATATAATAAAATATATAAAAATTACGGTTAGTTCAAACTTCGGCAACATGTTTTCCGTGCTGGCGGCCAGTGTATTTCTGCCGTTCCTGCCCATGACGCCCCTACAGATTCTGGTGCTCAACCTGCTCTACGATGTCTCCTGCACGGCCATGCCCTGGGACAATGTGGATGAGGAGTTTCTGCGCAAGCCCCGCAACTGGAACACGGACAGCATCCGGCGGTTCATGTTCTGGCTCGGGCCTACCAGCTCGGTCTTTGACCTCACAACCTACGCCTTGCTGTTCTGGGTAATCTGCCCTGCAGTAGTGCCTCTGCCAGCAGGCGGCTGGCAGGCCATGAGCAGCACCGACCAGGCAAGCTTTACCGCCCTGTTTCAGGCGGGCTGGTTTGTGGAATCGCTGTGGACGCAGACAATGGTCATCCACATGTTGCGCACCCCGGGCATTCCCCTGCTGCACAGCCGCGCCGCATGGCAGGTGACCCTGCTCACGGGCCTTGGCGTTGCCGTGGGCACGGCCATTCCCTTTACCGCGCTGGGTCAGGGGCTGGATATGGGCGCGCTGCCCGCCAGCTACTTCCCCTGGCTGGCTGCGGTGCTCGCGGGCTATCTTGCCCTGGCCACGTTGGTAAAGGGGGCCTTTATGCGCCGCTACAACACATGGTTATAA
- a CDS encoding methyl-accepting chemotaxis protein — MFSRSIRTAMLLVISIVVLAVQSALVVVVTRMGDEANLKASTHEMDLTADTVSKSLGDFGTQLSMFINGVSKPPRLRDFLLTGEDKKGAEVFLAAMSKAAPEINTIYLFDTAGKQLITYAQGQAGKLSDLADREYIKAALANKPGFSSAPTKSIATGKLIVSVTAPILDDKGKVVGGVGMSYDIDSLTKNLKAISIGKTGRVIVVSPQGVVISHVNSDYILKNMAGEPGVSDMVKVDSGSGVEFMREGEKRMLAWDVAPNWNWRVGVTMALDEIEAPAREQRNVMLVLGFVTILALVGICLFALDKVVVRPLRQLQAFASDVADGNLESSLTINLRNEIGKLADSLRSMVSSLKAKIAEADGKSRLAQEESERAASATKEAEAARMAAEQAKADGMLHAATELEGVVEAVTTASEELSAQVEQASRGAESQTARVGETATAMEEMNATVLEVARNAGQAAESAKTAKSKAESGAEVVASVVKDISRIQTSAVELKTEMTTLGKQAESTGQILGVISDIADQTNLLALNAAIEAARAGEAGRGFAVVADEVRKLAEKTMTATKEVGDAIRDIQNGTRKNVGNVEQVVGMIDTATTLASTSGEALNEIVELVDATAQQVQSIATAAEEQSSTSEEINRSIEDVNRISLETSSAMQHSAGAVSEMAQQAQVLRGLIASMKSGN; from the coding sequence ATGTTTTCACGCAGTATCAGAACTGCCATGTTGCTGGTCATCAGCATCGTGGTACTGGCGGTGCAGTCGGCTCTGGTTGTTGTCGTAACGCGCATGGGGGATGAGGCGAACCTTAAGGCAAGCACTCACGAAATGGATCTCACCGCGGACACGGTAAGCAAATCCCTGGGCGATTTTGGAACCCAGCTCAGCATGTTCATCAACGGTGTTTCCAAACCGCCACGACTGCGTGACTTCCTGCTCACGGGCGAAGACAAAAAAGGCGCGGAAGTTTTTCTTGCTGCCATGTCCAAAGCCGCGCCTGAAATCAACACCATTTACCTCTTTGATACCGCCGGGAAACAGCTCATTACCTACGCGCAGGGGCAGGCCGGCAAGCTCAGCGACCTTGCCGACCGCGAATACATCAAGGCCGCCCTGGCCAACAAGCCGGGCTTCAGTTCCGCACCTACAAAAAGTATAGCCACGGGCAAGCTTATCGTCAGCGTGACCGCACCCATCCTTGACGATAAAGGCAAGGTCGTGGGCGGCGTGGGCATGTCATACGACATCGACAGCCTGACAAAAAATCTCAAGGCAATCAGTATTGGCAAGACGGGCCGCGTCATTGTTGTTTCGCCCCAGGGCGTTGTGATCAGCCACGTAAACAGCGATTACATCCTCAAGAATATGGCCGGTGAACCGGGCGTCAGCGATATGGTCAAGGTTGATTCCGGCAGCGGCGTGGAATTTATGCGTGAAGGCGAAAAGCGCATGCTGGCCTGGGATGTGGCTCCCAACTGGAACTGGCGCGTAGGCGTGACCATGGCCCTTGATGAAATAGAAGCCCCGGCCCGCGAGCAGCGCAACGTCATGCTGGTGCTCGGCTTTGTTACTATTCTGGCCTTGGTGGGCATCTGCCTGTTTGCGCTGGACAAGGTTGTTGTGCGCCCCTTGCGGCAGTTGCAGGCTTTTGCTTCAGACGTTGCGGACGGCAATCTTGAATCCTCTCTGACAATCAACCTGCGCAATGAAATCGGCAAGTTGGCAGACAGCCTGCGCAGTATGGTGAGCAGCCTCAAGGCCAAGATAGCCGAGGCCGATGGGAAAAGCCGTCTGGCTCAGGAAGAATCTGAACGCGCAGCCAGCGCAACAAAAGAGGCCGAAGCCGCGCGCATGGCCGCCGAACAGGCCAAGGCCGATGGCATGCTGCATGCCGCTACCGAGCTTGAAGGCGTTGTGGAAGCCGTAACCACGGCTTCGGAAGAACTCTCGGCCCAGGTGGAACAGGCCAGCCGTGGTGCTGAAAGCCAGACTGCCCGTGTGGGTGAAACAGCCACCGCCATGGAAGAAATGAACGCCACCGTGCTTGAAGTGGCTCGCAACGCCGGGCAGGCGGCGGAATCCGCCAAAACCGCCAAGAGCAAGGCTGAAAGCGGTGCCGAAGTGGTGGCCAGCGTGGTAAAGGACATCAGCCGCATCCAGACCAGCGCCGTGGAACTGAAAACGGAAATGACCACGCTCGGCAAGCAGGCCGAGAGTACGGGGCAGATCCTGGGCGTTATTTCGGATATCGCCGACCAAACCAATCTGCTGGCCCTCAATGCGGCCATTGAAGCGGCGCGCGCTGGCGAAGCCGGACGTGGATTTGCCGTGGTAGCCGATGAAGTACGCAAACTGGCGGAAAAAACCATGACCGCCACCAAGGAAGTGGGCGATGCCATCCGCGATATCCAGAACGGCACCCGCAAAAACGTGGGCAATGTGGAGCAGGTAGTGGGTATGATTGACACCGCCACCACGCTTGCAAGCACCTCGGGCGAAGCCCTGAATGAAATTGTGGAGCTGGTGGACGCCACTGCCCAGCAGGTGCAGTCCATCGCCACGGCTGCGGAAGAGCAATCCTCCACCAGTGAGGAGATCAACCGCTCCATTGAGGACGTGAACCGTATTTCGCTCGAAACCAGCTCCGCCATGCAGCATTCCGCCGGAGCGGTTTCAGAAATGGCCCAGCAAGCCCAGGTGCTGCGCGGACTTATCGCCAGTATGAAATCCGGAAATTAG
- a CDS encoding methyl-accepting chemotaxis protein, protein MSVRSIRMAMMLLVGGVVFAVQSALIVVVARYSYEASLTSSVDQMRLLAGTIAKSLGDFGEQQQMVLHGAVLQPALKEYLRNRHDNGEAAGFLSAMSRSADEVNSFFLFDTEGTQLINRVHGKEGSLKNFAHREYIRQTFKGKPGLSDTPSKSSITGKAIVGVADAIVDDSGKVIGGVGMAYAIDGLMENYINDIHLGKTGYPFIVAPTGVMVGHPDSERVLKDVSKEEGIAHILATPSGVESFTRGGVEKMLAWAPVPGWNWKVVITMDRAEIEASANNQRNIMVCAGFAAILLLVGITLLALEKIIVKPLQELESYARSVAAGELERSLTLVRRNEIGHLADSLRSMVGSLKDKIAEADGKSRLAQEESERAASATREAEAARMAAEKAKADGMLHAATELEGVVEAVTTASEELSAQVEQASRGAESQTVRVGETATAMEEMNATVLEVARNAGQAAESAKAAKSKAESGADVVASVITDISRIQTSAVELKSEMTTLGKQAESTGQILGVISDIADQTNLLALNAAIEAARAGEAGRGFAVVADEVRKLAEKTMTATKEVGDAIRDIQNGTRKNVGNVEQVVGMIDTATTLAGTSGEALHEIVNLVDATAQQVQSIATAAEEQSSTSEEINRSIEDVNRISLETSSAMQHSAGAVSDMAQQAQVLRGLISNLKSGH, encoded by the coding sequence ATGTCGGTACGCAGCATCAGAATGGCAATGATGCTTCTTGTGGGCGGGGTAGTATTTGCGGTGCAGTCGGCCCTGATTGTCGTGGTCGCCCGCTACAGCTATGAGGCCAGCCTGACGTCAAGCGTTGATCAGATGCGCCTCCTGGCTGGCACCATTGCCAAGTCGCTGGGCGACTTTGGCGAACAGCAGCAGATGGTGCTGCACGGAGCGGTGCTGCAACCTGCCCTCAAGGAATATTTGCGTAACCGGCACGATAATGGCGAGGCCGCAGGTTTTCTCTCGGCCATGTCGCGCTCGGCAGACGAAGTAAACTCCTTCTTTCTGTTTGACACGGAAGGCACCCAGCTGATCAACCGTGTTCACGGCAAGGAAGGCAGCCTCAAAAATTTTGCCCACCGCGAGTACATTCGCCAGACGTTCAAGGGCAAGCCCGGCCTGAGCGACACACCGTCAAAGAGCTCGATCACGGGCAAGGCCATTGTGGGCGTTGCCGATGCCATAGTGGACGACAGCGGCAAAGTCATTGGCGGCGTGGGCATGGCCTATGCCATTGACGGCCTGATGGAAAACTACATTAACGACATCCATCTGGGCAAAACGGGCTATCCGTTTATTGTCGCGCCCACGGGCGTCATGGTCGGCCACCCCGACAGTGAGCGCGTGCTTAAGGATGTTTCCAAGGAAGAAGGGATTGCCCATATTCTTGCCACGCCGTCGGGCGTGGAATCCTTCACCCGTGGCGGCGTGGAAAAAATGCTGGCGTGGGCGCCGGTTCCGGGCTGGAACTGGAAGGTTGTCATCACCATGGATCGCGCGGAGATCGAAGCCTCGGCCAACAACCAGCGCAACATCATGGTTTGCGCTGGCTTTGCCGCAATCCTGCTGCTTGTGGGTATTACCCTGCTGGCCCTTGAAAAGATCATCGTCAAACCCCTGCAAGAGCTGGAATCCTATGCCCGGTCGGTGGCGGCGGGTGAGCTTGAGCGCAGCCTGACGCTTGTGCGGCGTAATGAAATTGGTCATCTGGCAGACAGCCTGCGCAGCATGGTGGGCAGCCTTAAAGACAAGATAGCCGAGGCTGACGGAAAAAGCCGTCTGGCGCAAGAAGAATCGGAACGCGCAGCCAGCGCAACCAGAGAGGCCGAAGCCGCCCGCATGGCTGCGGAAAAGGCCAAGGCCGATGGCATGCTGCATGCCGCCACCGAGCTTGAAGGCGTTGTGGAGGCCGTAACCACGGCTTCGGAAGAACTTTCGGCGCAGGTGGAACAGGCCAGCCGTGGCGCTGAAAGCCAGACTGTCCGCGTGGGCGAAACAGCCACAGCCATGGAAGAAATGAACGCCACCGTGCTTGAAGTTGCGCGCAACGCCGGGCAGGCGGCGGAATCCGCCAAGGCCGCAAAGAGCAAGGCTGAAAGCGGCGCGGATGTGGTGGCCAGCGTGATAACGGATATCAGCCGCATCCAGACCAGCGCCGTGGAACTGAAATCGGAAATGACCACGCTCGGCAAGCAGGCCGAGAGTACGGGGCAGATCCTGGGCGTTATTTCGGATATTGCCGACCAGACCAATTTGCTGGCCCTCAATGCGGCCATTGAAGCGGCGCGCGCTGGCGAAGCCGGGCGTGGGTTTGCCGTGGTTGCTGATGAAGTGCGCAAACTGGCGGAAAAGACCATGACCGCCACCAAGGAAGTGGGCGACGCCATCCGCGATATCCAGAACGGCACCCGCAAGAACGTGGGCAACGTGGAGCAGGTAGTGGGTATGATTGACACCGCCACCACGCTTGCGGGCACCTCGGGCGAGGCCCTGCATGAAATTGTGAATCTGGTGGACGCCACAGCCCAGCAGGTGCAATCCATCGCCACAGCTGCGGAAGAACAGTCTTCGACCAGCGAGGAGATTAACCGCTCCATTGAAGATGTGAACCGTATTTCGCTCGAAACCAGTTCCGCCATGCAGCATTCTGCCGGGGCGGTTTCCGACATGGCCCAGCAGGCCCAGGTGCTGCGCGGGCTTATCAGCAATTTGAAATCCGGGCATTAG
- a CDS encoding alpha/beta hydrolase family protein — MRQTTIIVFLFMLLAVTASAADYKDVASGVRYTHIGDYSVERLNKILTSEVAAFSNFKMPYPEAANGVSLYKVLYTTMIPEQGNRPTLASGLVAVPQTTQKKLPVVSYQHGTVFTRTAVPSRPEESDETRIVTARLAGNGYVVIGADYIGKGDSTEPDSYMVREATVQACMDMLFAARAVLADMGIEEDGLYLSGWSQGSWSTQQFRHRLESLSMPVKAAATAATPADLYLLLTRWINNPSSLDATWLAGSVILFTYSYAYYYDMPGLPQTIIKPEYQAACRDFYENNIGWEELKPQLPAKVADLVQEEVMAQSSAGMDTFFRRLRDNQAFMWRSATPCRYYYGKVDEVMPPYVSTLAVGYTITAGGARAEAVYAGDTADHRGAFLYGVGDQKDFFDSKR, encoded by the coding sequence ATGCGGCAGACCACAATCATTGTTTTTTTGTTCATGCTGCTGGCGGTAACTGCCAGCGCGGCAGATTACAAGGACGTTGCCTCCGGCGTGCGCTATACGCACATCGGCGACTACAGCGTTGAACGGCTGAACAAAATTCTTACGTCAGAAGTGGCGGCATTCAGCAATTTCAAGATGCCGTACCCGGAAGCCGCCAATGGCGTGAGCCTGTACAAGGTGCTGTATACAACCATGATTCCGGAACAGGGCAATCGGCCCACGCTTGCTTCCGGTCTTGTGGCGGTGCCGCAAACCACGCAAAAGAAGCTGCCCGTGGTTTCATACCAGCATGGCACGGTATTTACCCGCACGGCGGTGCCCTCCCGCCCCGAGGAATCGGATGAAACGCGCATTGTAACCGCGCGGCTGGCGGGGAACGGTTATGTGGTGATAGGTGCGGACTACATCGGCAAGGGGGATTCCACAGAGCCGGACAGCTACATGGTGCGCGAGGCAACAGTGCAGGCCTGCATGGATATGCTTTTTGCCGCCCGCGCAGTGCTGGCGGATATGGGTATTGAAGAGGATGGCCTGTATCTCAGCGGCTGGTCGCAGGGCAGCTGGAGCACCCAGCAGTTCCGCCATCGGCTCGAATCCCTGAGCATGCCCGTCAAGGCGGCGGCAACGGCGGCTACGCCAGCCGATCTGTACCTGTTGCTGACCCGCTGGATAAACAACCCCTCATCGCTTGATGCCACGTGGCTCGCGGGCAGCGTTATTCTGTTTACCTATTCCTACGCCTACTATTACGACATGCCCGGCCTGCCCCAGACCATCATCAAGCCAGAGTATCAGGCTGCTTGCCGTGATTTTTACGAAAACAATATCGGCTGGGAAGAGCTGAAACCGCAACTACCCGCCAAGGTTGCCGATCTGGTGCAAGAGGAAGTTATGGCGCAATCCTCGGCGGGTATGGACACATTTTTTCGCAGATTGCGCGACAATCAGGCCTTCATGTGGCGCTCGGCAACACCTTGCCGCTACTATTACGGCAAGGTGGATGAGGTCATGCCGCCCTACGTGTCCACCCTTGCAGTGGGCTACACCATCACCGCCGGGGGTGCCAGGGCTGAGGCCGTGTATGCTGGCGACACCGCCGACCACCGGGGTGCGTTTTTGTATGGGGTGGGGGATCAGAAGGATTTTTTTGACAGCAAACGCTAA
- the thrC gene encoding threonine synthase: MAHADFPAYRGRMEYVCLDCGARHPGDSLLYTCPQCGGVFLLENLDFDKLKERSGAEWRELFDARSASRSTALRGIFRFYELLAPLLDEDDIVYLGEGITPIIEAAPALRDRVGVPFAYKNDGQNPSASFKDRGMACAFSYLKWLCRRNKWDEVLTVCASTGDTSAAAALYASYVGAPLKSVVLLPHGKVTPQQLSQPLGSGATVLELPGVFDDCMKVVELLAENYRVALLNSKNSWRILGQESYAYETAQWYGWDMTDLCLFVPIGNAGNITAIMCGFLKMLELGIITSLPRVFGVQSEHADPVWRYYDAPKDARHWQPVTVTPSVAQAAMIGNPVSFPRVRKLAEMFIEKGGEGAFQVVRVTEQQIMDAMIVANRHGHIACTQGGECLAGLMNAKALGLISNKEHAVLDATAHALKFAGFQDMYFNDSFPAEYGVTPDKSLANKPELLLPESARQGREVAEFARMGADAVANRLSLQKK; the protein is encoded by the coding sequence ATGGCGCATGCGGATTTTCCGGCCTATCGCGGCCGCATGGAGTATGTTTGTCTTGACTGTGGCGCGCGTCATCCCGGCGACAGCCTGCTGTACACCTGCCCGCAGTGCGGCGGCGTGTTTCTGCTGGAAAACCTGGATTTCGACAAACTGAAAGAGCGCAGCGGCGCAGAGTGGCGCGAGCTTTTTGACGCCCGCTCCGCCAGCCGCAGCACCGCGCTTCGGGGGATATTCCGTTTTTACGAGCTGCTTGCTCCCCTGCTGGACGAAGACGATATCGTGTATCTGGGCGAAGGCATCACGCCGATTATTGAAGCGGCCCCGGCCCTGCGTGACCGCGTGGGCGTGCCCTTTGCCTACAAGAACGATGGTCAGAACCCCAGCGCGTCCTTCAAGGATCGCGGCATGGCCTGCGCGTTCAGCTACCTCAAGTGGCTGTGCCGCCGCAACAAGTGGGACGAAGTGCTGACCGTGTGCGCCTCCACTGGCGACACCTCGGCGGCGGCGGCCCTCTACGCCTCGTATGTGGGCGCGCCCCTCAAGAGCGTGGTGCTTCTGCCCCACGGCAAGGTAACGCCCCAGCAGCTTTCGCAGCCGCTTGGCAGCGGAGCAACAGTGCTTGAACTGCCCGGCGTGTTTGACGACTGCATGAAGGTGGTCGAGCTGCTGGCAGAAAATTACCGCGTGGCCCTGCTCAATTCCAAGAACAGCTGGCGCATCCTCGGGCAGGAATCCTACGCGTATGAAACAGCCCAGTGGTACGGGTGGGACATGACCGATCTGTGCCTCTTTGTGCCCATCGGCAATGCGGGCAACATCACGGCCATCATGTGCGGCTTCCTGAAAATGCTTGAGCTTGGCATCATCACCTCGCTGCCCCGCGTGTTTGGCGTGCAGTCCGAGCATGCCGACCCGGTGTGGCGTTATTACGATGCGCCCAAGGATGCCCGCCACTGGCAGCCAGTGACCGTCACGCCCAGCGTGGCGCAGGCCGCCATGATCGGCAACCCCGTTTCCTTCCCGCGTGTGCGCAAGCTGGCGGAGATGTTTATCGAAAAGGGCGGCGAAGGGGCCTTTCAGGTGGTGCGCGTGACCGAGCAGCAGATCATGGATGCCATGATTGTTGCCAACCGTCACGGCCACATTGCCTGCACCCAGGGCGGCGAGTGCCTCGCGGGCCTCATGAACGCCAAGGCCCTTGGCCTGATCAGCAACAAGGAGCATGCCGTGCTTGACGCAACGGCCCATGCCCTCAAGTTCGCAGGTTTTCAGGACATGTATTTCAACGATTCCTTCCCGGCGGAGTACGGCGTCACGCCCGACAAGAGCCTGGCCAACAAGCCGGAGCTGCTCCTGCCAGAAAGCGCGCGTCAGGGGCGCGAAGTGGCCGAATTTGCCCGCATGGGGGCGGATGCCGTGGCAAATCGACTTTCTTTACAAAAAAAGTAA
- a CDS encoding C-GCAxxG-C-C family (seleno)protein, with protein MSTHDRVAALVRHYYWDRDLNCARTTLRCLENVLKEPLHPQIYTATVGCHGAGGTGGQCGLVEGGLLLIGLRGAELGKEESEIVDLCAQFAALFTERFGSLSCKALRPGGIHPNDPPHLCESVSVDAICFLHDFLDEMAQSAEPNRRKPGFEADTAE; from the coding sequence ATGAGTACGCATGACAGAGTGGCCGCCCTGGTGCGCCACTACTATTGGGACAGAGATCTCAACTGCGCCCGCACAACCCTGCGCTGCCTGGAAAACGTTCTCAAAGAACCGCTGCACCCGCAGATATACACTGCCACAGTGGGTTGCCACGGCGCTGGAGGCACTGGCGGGCAGTGCGGCCTTGTGGAGGGCGGCTTGCTGCTTATCGGCCTGCGCGGCGCAGAACTGGGCAAGGAAGAATCAGAAATTGTTGATCTGTGCGCGCAGTTTGCCGCCCTGTTCACTGAACGCTTCGGCAGCCTCTCCTGCAAGGCTTTGCGGCCCGGCGGCATCCACCCCAATGATCCACCGCATCTTTGCGAATCCGTTTCGGTAGACGCCATATGTTTTTTGCATGACTTTCTTGACGAAATGGCACAATCCGCCGAGCCAAACCGCAGAAAACCTGGATTTGAAGCCGATACGGCAGAGTAG
- the plsY gene encoding glycerol-3-phosphate 1-O-acyltransferase PlsY — translation MLEVLWIALAYVLGSVPWGLVIAKTFCRLDPRESGSRNTGATNVARLCGFGWGVATLACDVCKGALPVWLAFRINPSPLFVSVVGLACVLGHVFSCFMKFKGGKAVATSIGVFMPLAFWQLLAASALCCLIIWRSGFVSLGSLSLVAALVVALAVTGQWVWLPLSLCVLAVVVWKHKENIARLRAGTEKSWLKGKHSEKQEDKG, via the coding sequence ATGCTGGAAGTATTGTGGATTGCTCTGGCCTATGTGCTTGGTTCCGTGCCGTGGGGCCTTGTTATCGCCAAGACCTTTTGCCGTCTGGACCCGCGTGAGAGCGGCAGCCGCAACACCGGGGCCACCAATGTGGCGCGTCTGTGCGGCTTTGGCTGGGGTGTGGCAACCCTTGCGTGCGACGTCTGCAAGGGCGCGCTGCCGGTGTGGCTTGCGTTCCGCATCAATCCCTCGCCCCTATTTGTCAGCGTAGTGGGCTTGGCCTGCGTGCTTGGACATGTGTTTTCCTGCTTCATGAAGTTCAAGGGCGGCAAGGCTGTTGCCACCAGCATAGGCGTGTTCATGCCCCTGGCTTTCTGGCAGTTGCTGGCAGCTTCTGCCCTGTGCTGTCTGATCATCTGGCGCAGCGGCTTTGTTTCGCTGGGTTCCCTGAGCCTCGTTGCCGCGCTGGTTGTGGCTCTGGCGGTTACAGGCCAATGGGTGTGGCTGCCTCTTTCCCTGTGCGTGCTGGCCGTGGTGGTCTGGAAGCACAAGGAAAATATCGCGCGCTTGCGCGCAGGCACCGAAAAAAGCTGGCTCAAGGGCAAGCATTCGGAAAAGCAGGAAGACAAGGGATAG